Proteins encoded within one genomic window of Bacteroides sedimenti:
- the murQ gene encoding N-acetylmuramic acid 6-phosphate etherase — MAFIKITEQSSLHNDLEKKSVRELLEGINEEDQKVAIAVQKAIPQIEKLVSQIVPRMKQGGRIFYMGAGTSGRLGVLDASEIPPTFGMPPTLVIGLIAGGERALRNPVENAEDDMERGWEELKEHHINEKDTVIGIAASGTTPYVIGALRKARENGILTGAISSNPDSPLSAEAEVAIEMIVGPEFVTGSSRMKSGTGQKMILNMITTSVMIQLGRVKGNKMVNMQLSNKKLVDRGSRMVSEELGMDYEQAQRLLLMHGSVKKAVDAYRAQQNSEQK; from the coding sequence ATGGCATTTATAAAAATAACTGAACAATCTTCCCTTCATAATGATTTGGAGAAAAAATCTGTAAGAGAATTACTTGAAGGGATAAATGAAGAGGATCAGAAGGTAGCGATTGCAGTTCAGAAGGCGATACCCCAGATTGAAAAACTGGTATCACAGATAGTTCCTCGCATGAAGCAAGGTGGAAGAATTTTTTATATGGGTGCTGGTACCAGTGGTAGATTGGGAGTACTTGATGCTTCAGAAATTCCTCCAACATTTGGAATGCCTCCCACTTTAGTTATTGGTCTGATTGCCGGTGGCGAAAGAGCCTTGCGTAATCCTGTGGAGAATGCAGAAGATGATATGGAACGTGGTTGGGAAGAGCTTAAAGAACATCATATTAACGAGAAAGATACCGTGATTGGCATCGCAGCTTCCGGTACAACTCCCTATGTGATTGGAGCATTACGTAAAGCTCGCGAAAATGGTATTCTTACAGGAGCCATCAGCAGCAATCCCGACTCTCCGTTGTCTGCAGAAGCAGAAGTGGCTATCGAGATGATTGTAGGGCCGGAGTTTGTCACCGGAAGTTCACGCATGAAATCGGGTACTGGTCAGAAGATGATTCTGAATATGATTACCACTTCTGTGATGATCCAGCTGGGACGTGTAAAAGGAAACAAAATGGTTAACATGCAGCTTTCTAACAAGAAATTGGTGGATCGTGGTTCCCGTATGGTTTCCGAGGAACTTGGGATGGATTATGAGCAGGCTCAACGCCTATTGCTGATGCATGGTTCTGTAAAAAAGGCGGTAGATGCCTATCGCGCACAACAAAATAGCGAACAAAAATGA
- a CDS encoding GDSL-type esterase/lipase family protein, with protein MKKNCLLILLCLLFGTNSFAQKGKYGTFYDQRTTLFENLPIRSTDIVFLGNSLTNGCEWAELFGNPRIKNRGISGDEVMGIYDRINPILRGKPAKIFLLTGVNDVSHDLSADSILVMYTKLVDKIRKDSPRTKLYIQSLLPVNDEFTRFPKVHNKTQIIIDINKGLKALAKEKKCTYIDLYPHFLAPGTQSLEKKYTNDGLHLLGAGYLKWKEIIRPFVD; from the coding sequence ATGAAAAAAAATTGCTTGTTGATATTGCTCTGTCTGCTCTTCGGGACAAACAGCTTTGCGCAGAAAGGTAAGTACGGTACCTTTTATGATCAACGTACCACACTTTTTGAAAATCTGCCGATCAGATCCACCGATATTGTCTTTCTGGGAAACAGTCTGACCAATGGTTGTGAGTGGGCCGAACTTTTCGGGAATCCCCGTATCAAGAATCGGGGAATCAGCGGTGATGAAGTGATGGGTATTTACGATCGTATCAACCCGATTTTGAGAGGAAAACCTGCCAAGATTTTCTTGTTGACCGGGGTCAACGATGTGTCTCATGATCTTTCAGCAGACAGCATCTTGGTGATGTATACCAAACTAGTGGATAAGATTAGAAAAGATTCACCACGAACGAAACTATATATCCAGAGCCTGCTTCCGGTAAACGATGAATTTACCCGTTTCCCGAAAGTACATAACAAGACACAGATAATAATTGATATAAATAAAGGATTAAAGGCTTTAGCCAAAGAGAAGAAGTGTACTTACATCGATCTTTACCCACACTTCCTTGCTCCCGGCACACAAAGTCTGGAAAAAAAATACACGAATGATGGTCTGCATCTTCTTGGTGCAGGTTATCTTAAATGGAAAGAGATAATTAGGCCCTTTGTGGACTGA
- the pdxB gene encoding 4-phosphoerythronate dehydrogenase PdxB has protein sequence MRVIIDNKIPFINGIIESLGEETPNEVIYVPGMKFTPEIVRDADALIIRTRTHCNRELLEGSKVRFIATATIGFDHIDTDYCREAGISWTNAPGCNSGSVEQYIHSTLLLLEKVKGFVLKDKCIGVIGIGNVGSKVCRVAQELGMRVLKNDPPRADKEGKEGFTDLETITRECDVITFHTPLNKEGKYKTYHLADRYFFDSLKKRPVVINTSRGEVIENNALLSALNNQLINEAVIDVWENEPDINLDLLNKVFIGTPHIAGYSADGKANATRMSLESFCRFFGISPNFEINPPVPEITEIITPTESDAYLQTYDPRKDSEALKRHPELFEQLRGDYPLRRERNAFTFRIG, from the coding sequence ATGAGAGTAATCATAGATAATAAGATCCCTTTTATCAATGGGATTATAGAGAGTTTAGGAGAAGAAACACCAAACGAAGTGATATATGTACCGGGAATGAAGTTTACCCCGGAGATTGTACGTGATGCAGATGCTCTGATAATTCGCACACGCACTCACTGCAACCGGGAATTACTTGAAGGAAGTAAGGTGCGGTTTATTGCTACGGCAACAATCGGTTTCGACCATATTGACACTGATTATTGCCGGGAAGCAGGTATCAGTTGGACCAATGCACCAGGATGTAACTCAGGTTCGGTTGAACAGTATATTCATTCCACGCTTCTGCTCCTGGAAAAGGTAAAAGGATTTGTACTGAAAGATAAATGCATCGGAGTAATAGGTATTGGAAACGTGGGAAGCAAAGTATGCCGGGTGGCTCAGGAACTGGGCATGCGAGTTCTGAAGAATGACCCTCCACGGGCTGACAAAGAAGGGAAAGAAGGGTTTACCGATCTTGAAACCATTACCCGCGAATGTGACGTGATTACCTTTCATACTCCACTGAACAAGGAGGGCAAATATAAGACTTATCATCTGGCCGACAGATATTTCTTTGATTCACTAAAAAAACGTCCGGTTGTCATCAATACTTCCAGAGGGGAGGTTATTGAAAACAACGCTCTGCTTTCTGCTTTAAACAATCAACTAATCAATGAAGCTGTAATTGATGTCTGGGAAAACGAACCTGACATAAACCTGGATTTGCTGAATAAAGTCTTTATCGGAACTCCTCATATTGCTGGTTATTCTGCTGATGGGAAAGCAAATGCAACCCGGATGTCACTGGAATCATTCTGTCGTTTCTTCGGAATCAGTCCAAACTTTGAGATTAACCCTCCAGTACCTGAAATCACGGAAATAATTACCCCGACAGAGTCGGATGCATATCTGCAAACTTACGACCCGAGAAAGGACAGTGAAGCCCTGAAAAGACACCCCGAGCTCTTTGAACAACTACGTGGCGATTATCCACTAAGAAGAGAGAGGAATGCCTTTACATTCCGTATAGGTTGA
- a CDS encoding ATP-binding cassette domain-containing protein, which produces MSIRLFNISKSYGKQEVLHRISFEAHPGEITAFLGPNGAGKSTCMKIITGWLTDYSGTVTVCGYDISKDPIGAKRCMGYLPENNPLYLEMYVREYLEYVGQLYRIANLHGMVDEIIEKVKLEEVSGKTIGTLSKGFRQRVGLAQALLHDPQVLILDEPTSGLDPNQLGEIHSLIRELGKEKTILLSSHSLQEVKELCDHIVIINQGRIVADGQITELTKDESLENIFKRVTK; this is translated from the coding sequence ATGTCTATCAGATTATTCAATATTTCCAAATCATACGGCAAGCAAGAGGTTCTCCATCGAATTAGTTTTGAAGCTCATCCAGGGGAGATTACAGCTTTTCTGGGTCCTAATGGAGCTGGAAAATCTACCTGTATGAAAATTATTACTGGTTGGCTGACTGATTATTCGGGAACAGTAACTGTTTGCGGATATGACATCAGCAAAGATCCAATCGGAGCAAAACGATGTATGGGTTATTTACCCGAAAACAATCCGCTGTATCTTGAAATGTATGTGAGAGAATACCTTGAATATGTAGGACAACTTTACCGAATAGCAAACCTGCACGGAATGGTGGACGAGATAATTGAAAAAGTGAAACTGGAGGAGGTTAGCGGAAAAACTATTGGAACTTTATCCAAGGGATTCCGACAAAGAGTGGGACTGGCGCAGGCCCTGTTGCACGACCCACAAGTACTAATTCTGGATGAACCCACCTCCGGACTTGATCCAAACCAACTGGGAGAAATACACTCCCTGATCAGGGAGCTTGGAAAGGAGAAAACAATTTTGCTCTCTTCGCACTCCCTGCAAGAAGTGAAGGAGTTATGCGATCACATAGTGATCATTAATCAGGGAAGAATCGTTGCGGACGGTCAGATAACCGAACTAACCAAAGATGAATCATTGGAGAATATTTTTAAAAGAGTTACTAAATGA
- a CDS encoding DUF4254 domain-containing protein → MTFSNLCNEIFFQSTENYHVTDSVDAPMKNPYEIKTIEYYLYLKNWIDAVQWHFEDIIRDPQIDPVEALSLKRRIDKSNQDRTDLVELIDSYFLDQYKDVKPLPEAVINTESPAWAIDRLSILALKIYHMKQEVDRTDSTPEHHEQCQTKLNILLEQKKDLSSAIDQLIEDIKAGRKYMKVYKQMKMYNDPALNPVLYAKK, encoded by the coding sequence ATGACATTTAGTAACCTTTGCAACGAAATTTTTTTTCAATCTACGGAGAATTATCATGTGACTGATAGTGTGGATGCTCCGATGAAGAATCCTTATGAGATTAAAACTATCGAGTATTACTTATATCTGAAGAACTGGATTGATGCAGTACAATGGCATTTCGAAGATATCATCCGTGATCCGCAGATTGATCCGGTTGAAGCTTTGAGCTTGAAAAGACGCATTGACAAATCCAATCAGGATCGTACTGACCTGGTGGAGCTGATTGACAGTTATTTCCTCGATCAGTATAAAGATGTAAAACCTCTTCCTGAAGCTGTAATCAACACAGAAAGTCCGGCTTGGGCTATCGATCGCCTTTCAATTCTAGCTCTGAAGATTTACCATATGAAACAAGAAGTAGATCGTACAGACTCTACCCCAGAGCATCATGAACAATGCCAGACAAAACTGAATATTCTGTTGGAACAGAAAAAAGATCTTTCTTCTGCTATCGATCAATTAATTGAGGATATCAAAGCCGGAAGAAAGTATATGAAGGTATACAAGCAGATGAAAATGTATAACGACCCTGCTTTGAATCCTGTTCTTTACGCTAAAAAGTAA
- a CDS encoding glycosyltransferase family 9 protein, whose protein sequence is MAKILIIRFSAIGDVAMTIPVIYSFALQHPEHEITFLSRASLRPLFTGLPSNIHFMGADLSGKHHGLFGLHKLFYNELKGMDFDYIADFHNVLRTKMIRYRFKLMGLPTAAIDKGRIGKKKLTRRYFKVFENQKSSFDRYTDVLTQLGFSVHPDFSSIYGEGRGDFAQVRHLTGDKGEDKWIGIAPFAKHTGKVLPLDKLEQVIAHFATDSRVKIFLFGGGHKEKEVLAEWAAQCPNVISMVGQLNMSTELILMSYLDAMVSMDSANMHLASLVNVPVISVWGATHPYCGFMGWKQTTDNAVQVELPCRPCSVFGKKPCYRKDYACLKMITPEMIIKKIESIIFN, encoded by the coding sequence ATGGCCAAGATTCTGATTATTCGTTTTTCCGCTATAGGAGATGTCGCCATGACTATTCCGGTGATTTACTCTTTTGCTTTACAGCATCCAGAGCATGAGATCACCTTTCTTAGTCGGGCATCTCTCCGCCCGTTGTTTACCGGATTGCCATCGAATATCCATTTCATGGGAGCCGATCTTTCCGGTAAACATCATGGGCTTTTTGGGCTTCATAAGCTTTTTTACAATGAACTGAAAGGGATGGATTTCGACTATATTGCCGATTTTCACAATGTTCTACGTACAAAGATGATCCGTTACCGTTTCAAACTGATGGGGCTACCTACTGCAGCAATTGATAAGGGTCGCATTGGGAAGAAAAAGCTTACCCGCAGATATTTTAAGGTGTTCGAAAATCAGAAATCATCTTTTGACCGGTACACTGACGTGCTCACACAACTTGGATTTTCTGTCCATCCGGACTTTTCTTCTATCTATGGAGAGGGAAGGGGTGATTTTGCCCAAGTACGTCACCTTACCGGAGATAAAGGAGAAGATAAATGGATTGGCATTGCTCCATTTGCCAAACATACCGGCAAAGTGCTTCCGCTCGATAAGCTGGAACAGGTAATAGCGCACTTTGCCACTGATTCGCGAGTAAAGATTTTCCTTTTTGGAGGAGGACATAAAGAAAAAGAGGTACTTGCCGAATGGGCGGCTCAATGCCCCAATGTCATTTCTATGGTAGGACAGCTTAATATGAGTACGGAACTGATTCTCATGAGCTATCTGGATGCGATGGTATCAATGGATTCAGCCAATATGCACCTGGCCTCTTTGGTCAATGTGCCAGTCATCTCTGTCTGGGGAGCTACTCATCCATATTGCGGCTTTATGGGCTGGAAGCAAACTACCGACAATGCAGTGCAGGTAGAACTCCCTTGTCGTCCCTGTTCCGTTTTTGGCAAGAAACCTTGTTACCGAAAGGATTATGCCTGTCTGAAGATGATTACTCCTGAAATGATAATTAAAAAGATTGAGAGCATAATATTTAATTAA
- a CDS encoding lipopolysaccharide kinase InaA family protein, with the protein MKILLNPAFESLRAFVEMTPQIFDKEGYTIYKGRNEIKVLRVGETDINVKRYKVPMLFNRIIYTFFRKSKGLRAFTYPTQILDKGFETPEPIAYIQTMKWGMINYSYFISVHSPYSHRFYEFGNAHEGEYEEVIKAFARYTARLHNAQILHKDFSPGNILFDKVDGEYHFCLVDINRMSFGDVSMKKGCENFARLWGQTHLFRLLAAEYAKERGFDPEACTDIVLEARQKFWNKFRRKHQVKFDLDI; encoded by the coding sequence ATGAAGATACTTCTGAATCCGGCATTTGAATCGTTGCGTGCCTTTGTAGAAATGACACCTCAGATTTTTGATAAAGAGGGATATACTATATATAAAGGACGGAACGAGATTAAGGTTCTAAGAGTTGGTGAGACTGATATCAATGTAAAAAGATATAAGGTACCCATGTTGTTCAACCGGATTATATATACCTTTTTCCGCAAAAGCAAAGGACTTCGTGCTTTTACCTATCCAACACAGATTCTGGACAAAGGTTTCGAAACTCCCGAGCCAATTGCTTATATCCAAACGATGAAATGGGGAATGATAAACTATTCCTACTTCATCAGCGTACATTCGCCTTATAGTCATAGGTTTTACGAATTTGGCAATGCTCATGAAGGGGAGTACGAGGAGGTGATAAAAGCCTTTGCCCGTTATACAGCCCGCCTTCATAACGCACAAATTCTTCATAAGGACTTTTCTCCCGGAAACATACTTTTTGATAAGGTGGATGGAGAATATCATTTCTGTCTGGTAGATATCAACCGGATGTCTTTTGGCGATGTTTCCATGAAGAAAGGGTGTGAGAATTTTGCCCGTTTGTGGGGACAAACACATCTTTTCAGATTACTGGCAGCCGAATATGCCAAGGAACGCGGATTTGATCCGGAAGCATGTACAGATATTGTTCTAGAAGCTCGTCAAAAATTCTGGAATAAGTTCAGACGAAAACATCAGGTAAAGTTCGATTTGGATATTTAA
- a CDS encoding CDP-glycerol glycerophosphotransferase family protein, which produces MRIVLFCENKYAVGILYPLQKYASKEGGNDVLWYIHQKKIPSFPLKDKVKWTNSIQEVYDFSPEAIFVPGNIVPYYLPGVKVQVFHGYAAEKKDHWVIRRYFDTYFTQGPYFTNNFRRLAAKYKDFEVVETGWTKQDWILANLHTFDKEKETLLKQYNREKMVLYAPTFSPSMTSLPFLKEALLQLAREKDILLLLKFHPLTRQEWIDEYKELAAQIENIIWIDDFNVTKYQLMSDVMISDTSSTVYEFLLLNKPVITFRTIAKDIYWYDIQDAALLSEAFEKVQFDQSCINKRRWVIENYDPYLDGQVCHRMLEAVRDYIKRNGVPPKRRLNLWRKYTSIKEFGWIK; this is translated from the coding sequence ATGCGCATCGTATTGTTTTGCGAGAATAAATATGCTGTAGGGATATTGTATCCTTTACAGAAATATGCTTCCAAAGAAGGTGGTAATGATGTTCTTTGGTATATCCACCAGAAGAAAATTCCCTCTTTCCCTTTGAAAGATAAGGTAAAATGGACTAATTCAATCCAGGAGGTATATGACTTCTCTCCGGAAGCAATCTTTGTGCCGGGCAACATCGTCCCGTATTACCTTCCGGGTGTAAAAGTTCAGGTGTTTCATGGCTATGCCGCAGAGAAAAAAGATCACTGGGTTATTCGTCGCTATTTTGATACTTACTTTACACAAGGCCCCTATTTTACAAACAATTTCCGTCGGTTGGCAGCAAAATACAAAGATTTTGAAGTTGTAGAAACAGGATGGACAAAACAAGATTGGATTCTTGCTAATCTGCATACATTCGATAAGGAGAAAGAAACTTTACTGAAACAATATAACAGGGAAAAGATGGTACTTTATGCTCCCACTTTTTCCCCTTCCATGACCTCACTTCCTTTTTTGAAAGAGGCGCTTCTACAACTGGCGCGTGAGAAAGATATTCTGTTACTGCTAAAGTTTCATCCTCTGACACGGCAAGAATGGATTGATGAATACAAAGAACTTGCAGCTCAGATAGAGAATATTATCTGGATTGATGATTTCAATGTTACCAAATATCAGTTGATGTCGGATGTGATGATAAGTGACACCTCATCTACTGTATATGAGTTTCTTCTATTAAATAAACCTGTCATAACCTTCAGAACCATTGCAAAGGATATATATTGGTATGACATTCAGGATGCAGCATTGCTTTCCGAAGCATTCGAAAAAGTACAGTTTGATCAGTCCTGTATTAATAAAAGACGCTGGGTGATAGAAAATTATGATCCTTATTTAGACGGCCAGGTTTGTCATCGTATGCTCGAGGCTGTCAGAGATTATATTAAAAGAAATGGTGTGCCCCCAAAGCGCAGACTTAATTTATGGCGAAAATATACCAGCATTAAAGAATTTGGCTGGATAAAATAA
- a CDS encoding pyridoxal-phosphate-dependent aminotransferase family protein, which yields MKSYVFPGNIENEILQVGAEQIPYMRTSFFSGIVKESEQLLLEQIHCKNGRVIFYTGSGTGAMDAVVSNFVTLKKKSFILAGGSFGYRWKDLCEYYHCPYHLFEVPFAKSPDYSEMEEQIKKANPDVFLCQHHETSTGELYNLSRIAEICKKYDVFLVVDAISSFLSDPLDMNSLNIGMCITSSQKGLNIPPGLSFVFLSEKALSEEYNHLSYYFDFKENLKNLERGQTPYSPATTLFLQLHKRLKMNSEIGVDAIIDKVRKRALYFRAKCKEHEWLIPAENPSNCITGFFVNRNGDILFNELLKENIYIMPGSTPGFFRVSHLGLQSEEDIDYLVSRIKAIEEK from the coding sequence ATGAAATCTTATGTTTTTCCGGGTAATATTGAAAATGAGATTCTTCAGGTAGGAGCGGAGCAGATTCCGTACATGCGTACATCTTTCTTTTCCGGAATAGTAAAAGAGTCGGAGCAGCTTCTTCTGGAACAAATTCACTGTAAGAACGGAAGGGTGATATTCTATACAGGTTCAGGAACCGGCGCTATGGATGCAGTTGTGTCCAATTTCGTGACACTCAAAAAGAAATCGTTTATCCTCGCAGGTGGCTCTTTTGGATACAGATGGAAAGATTTGTGTGAATATTATCATTGTCCATACCACCTCTTTGAGGTTCCTTTTGCAAAAAGCCCCGATTATTCCGAGATGGAAGAACAGATTAAAAAGGCTAATCCTGACGTTTTCTTGTGCCAGCATCATGAAACGTCTACCGGCGAACTTTATAATTTGTCCCGGATTGCAGAGATTTGCAAGAAGTACGATGTATTTCTGGTGGTTGATGCTATTAGCTCTTTCTTGTCCGACCCGCTGGATATGAATAGCTTAAATATTGGAATGTGCATAACCAGTAGCCAAAAAGGGTTGAATATACCTCCCGGTCTCTCTTTTGTTTTTCTCTCTGAAAAGGCTCTTTCTGAGGAGTATAACCATTTGAGCTATTATTTTGACTTTAAAGAGAACCTGAAAAACCTGGAGAGAGGACAAACTCCTTACAGCCCTGCAACCACACTCTTTTTGCAGTTACACAAACGCTTAAAGATGAACTCGGAAATTGGGGTAGATGCAATCATTGATAAAGTGAGAAAGAGGGCGTTGTATTTCAGAGCGAAATGTAAAGAGCATGAATGGCTTATACCGGCAGAGAATCCATCAAATTGCATCACCGGTTTCTTTGTCAATAGAAACGGGGACATTCTATTCAATGAGTTGTTAAAGGAGAACATTTATATAATGCCAGGTTCAACTCCCGGCTTTTTCAGGGTGTCGCACTTGGGATTGCAATCCGAAGAAGATATTGATTATCTCGTTTCAAGAATAAAAGCTATTGAAGAAAAATAA
- a CDS encoding adenylyltransferase/cytidyltransferase family protein, translating to MKNKKIRVFTSGSFDLFHVGHLNILEKSAALGDELIVGVSTDELIEKYKGMKPVIPFEERFRIVEAIGCVTKAVKQTKLTEIAQLKEYEIDIVTIGDDWKEKYLEGLEWMKSQPGKRVEYFPYTQGISTTSIKKEIIDSANQIVINALQREEADSFNWKEDERK from the coding sequence ATGAAAAATAAGAAAATAAGAGTTTTTACTTCCGGTAGTTTTGACCTCTTTCACGTAGGTCATTTAAACATCCTTGAAAAATCGGCAGCCCTTGGCGATGAATTAATTGTGGGAGTAAGTACTGATGAGTTAATCGAAAAGTACAAAGGTATGAAACCAGTTATTCCTTTCGAAGAACGTTTTAGAATTGTAGAAGCTATCGGCTGTGTTACAAAGGCAGTTAAACAGACAAAACTCACAGAGATAGCTCAGCTTAAAGAATACGAAATTGATATAGTCACTATTGGCGACGACTGGAAAGAAAAATACCTGGAAGGGTTGGAGTGGATGAAATCCCAACCCGGAAAACGTGTTGAATATTTCCCGTATACACAAGGTATCAGTACAACCAGTATTAAAAAAGAGATAATCGACAGTGCCAATCAGATAGTTATTAATGCTTTGCAAAGGGAAGAGGCAGACTCATTTAACTGGAAAGAAGATGAACGAAAATAA
- the glf gene encoding UDP-galactopyranose mutase yields the protein MTNTKYDYLIVGTGLFAAVFAYHANRQGKRCLMIEKRSHMGGNIYCENIDSINVHKYGAHIFHTSNKEVWQFVNSFVEFNRFTNSPLANYKGILYNLPFNMNTFNKLWGVNTPQQAKEKLEEQRGRFAHIIEPQNLEEQALKLCGEDVYYTFIKEYTEKQWGRSATELPAFIIQRIPFRFTYDNNYFNDDYQGIPKGGYNKLIEGLIDGIEIRLNTNYFENKAELDNLADKILFTGRIDEFFDYEFGALEYRGLFFEHERLDIEDFQGNAVVNYNERNVPYTRIIEHKHFEFGRQPFTVITREYPGEFANDNEPYYPVNDQKNTQIYLKYKEKAESNGKLLLGGRLAQYAYFDMDDTVEASLSLAKKEFGIF from the coding sequence ATGACGAACACAAAATATGACTACCTAATAGTTGGTACAGGCCTTTTCGCGGCTGTTTTTGCTTACCACGCAAATAGACAAGGAAAGAGATGCCTGATGATAGAAAAACGCTCTCATATGGGAGGAAATATCTACTGCGAGAATATCGATTCAATTAATGTTCATAAATATGGCGCCCATATATTCCATACCAGCAATAAGGAAGTCTGGCAGTTTGTCAATTCATTTGTGGAATTTAATAGATTTACCAACTCTCCTTTAGCAAACTATAAGGGGATATTATACAATCTTCCTTTTAACATGAATACCTTCAATAAGCTTTGGGGAGTGAATACTCCGCAACAGGCAAAAGAGAAGTTGGAAGAGCAAAGAGGAAGGTTCGCTCACATTATTGAACCTCAGAACTTGGAAGAACAGGCCTTAAAGTTATGTGGCGAAGATGTTTACTATACTTTTATCAAAGAATATACCGAGAAGCAATGGGGACGTTCGGCTACTGAACTTCCTGCATTTATTATACAGCGCATCCCTTTTCGTTTTACTTATGATAACAACTATTTCAACGATGATTATCAGGGAATTCCGAAAGGGGGATATAATAAACTGATAGAAGGCTTGATTGATGGAATCGAAATAAGACTCAATACCAATTACTTTGAGAACAAAGCCGAACTTGACAACTTGGCTGATAAGATACTATTTACAGGACGTATTGATGAATTCTTTGATTATGAATTTGGAGCGCTGGAGTATCGTGGGCTCTTCTTTGAACATGAACGCCTGGATATCGAAGATTTTCAGGGAAATGCAGTAGTGAATTATAATGAGCGAAACGTTCCGTACACCAGAATCATAGAGCATAAACATTTTGAGTTCGGTAGGCAACCTTTTACTGTTATTACCCGTGAATATCCCGGTGAATTTGCCAATGATAATGAGCCTTATTATCCGGTAAATGACCAAAAGAATACCCAAATTTATCTGAAGTACAAAGAAAAAGCAGAATCGAACGGCAAGCTTCTCTTAGGCGGAAGGTTGGCTCAATATGCCTACTTTGATATGGACGATACTGTTGAGGCTTCTCTAAGTCTGGCGAAAAAGGAGTTCGGAATTTTTTGA
- a CDS encoding DUF4422 domain-containing protein — translation MSNDKLKILVCVHKKDFFLNDDVYMPIHVGKAISDLDLGISGDNTGENISVKNKSYCELTGLYWVWKNLMSSDVSYIGLCHYRRYFKFVTGPFNIRRFLPVTAKGFERADLLTSNVESILGQYDIIVAKPLIFRYSLAFDYNKRHVGKDLKALESVIKELSPEYMPAFHEVINNGNRLSPCNMFVANKDILNDYCTWLFTILQELETRIDLSGYDPVQARIWGYMGERLLNVYVRKNNLRVKYCPIIGIDDNAKKKNILRYCWPVLRNLVGFSISKMQNKHIVKL, via the coding sequence ATGTCAAATGATAAATTGAAGATTCTGGTTTGTGTGCATAAAAAAGATTTTTTTTTAAATGATGACGTCTATATGCCCATTCATGTAGGAAAAGCAATAAGCGATTTAGATCTGGGCATAAGTGGCGATAATACAGGAGAAAATATCAGTGTAAAGAATAAAAGTTATTGCGAATTAACCGGATTGTACTGGGTATGGAAGAATCTGATGAGCAGCGATGTTAGCTACATTGGGCTTTGTCATTATAGAAGATATTTTAAGTTTGTAACAGGTCCTTTTAATATCAGACGCTTTTTACCTGTCACTGCCAAGGGATTTGAAAGAGCAGACCTGTTGACATCAAATGTAGAGAGTATACTTGGACAGTATGATATAATAGTAGCCAAACCTTTAATCTTCCGATATAGTCTGGCTTTCGATTATAATAAAAGACACGTTGGAAAGGATTTAAAGGCTCTTGAGAGTGTAATTAAGGAGTTAAGCCCGGAGTATATGCCTGCATTTCATGAAGTCATTAATAATGGCAATAGGCTTTCTCCATGCAACATGTTTGTTGCAAACAAAGATATACTTAATGATTATTGTACCTGGCTTTTCACTATATTACAAGAGCTGGAAACACGAATAGATTTATCCGGGTATGACCCGGTTCAGGCTCGAATCTGGGGATACATGGGAGAGCGCTTGCTGAATGTATATGTCAGGAAGAACAACTTAAGGGTAAAATATTGCCCGATTATTGGAATAGATGATAACGCAAAAAAGAAAAACATACTAAGATATTGCTGGCCTGTATTAAGGAACCTGGTAGGATTCTCAATCAGTAAAATGCAGAATAAGCATATTGTAAAGCTCTAA